One stretch of Filifactor alocis ATCC 35896 DNA includes these proteins:
- a CDS encoding tyrosine-type recombinase/integrase, translated as MAKGSVRKKGKKWYYRFYIEDESGNRIQKEFPGTESKAETESLLRKAMEDYDNKKFIAKNENVTLSDMLDMWVEEELKPGYLSNGTVMAYQATVRRIKQHPIGKRKLKTVTSDHLQSFMDLLSFGGTKPDGTVAQPLSIGGIRQYSAVLQGAFRFAVFPKKLISFNPMQYVIRRNQAEDYELFVENNAIQQVTPTINHEQFKELIAYLEKKNNPAVLPIQIANYTGLRIGEACGLDWQDINLEEQYLTVRRSMRYNQMRHKVEVGPTKRKKVREVDFGNVLTDILKKAKKEQLQNRMKYGELYSLNYYVEVKEKNRSYFEVYTLGMNENVPEDYKPLSLVCLRPDGAYESPSTVSLVCRSAQKKIPGLEDFHFHTLRHTFTSNLLSYGAAPKEVQELLGHADVTTTMNIYAHASREAKRSSAKLLDNAMGID; from the coding sequence GAAAAAAAGGAAAAAAGTGGTACTATCGGTTTTATATCGAAGATGAAAGCGGCAACCGAATTCAAAAAGAATTCCCCGGAACAGAAAGTAAAGCGGAAACAGAATCACTTCTCAGAAAGGCAATGGAGGATTATGATAACAAAAAATTCATTGCGAAAAATGAGAATGTGACATTAAGTGATATGCTTGATATGTGGGTCGAGGAAGAATTAAAGCCCGGCTATCTAAGCAACGGTACTGTTATGGCATATCAAGCAACAGTTCGTCGCATCAAGCAACATCCGATCGGAAAAAGAAAGCTGAAAACTGTTACTTCGGATCATCTGCAATCCTTTATGGATTTACTCAGTTTTGGAGGAACAAAGCCGGACGGAACAGTTGCTCAACCTCTAAGTATTGGTGGAATTCGGCAATACTCAGCAGTATTGCAGGGAGCGTTTCGTTTTGCGGTATTCCCAAAGAAACTGATTTCGTTTAATCCAATGCAATATGTTATTCGTCGCAATCAGGCGGAGGATTACGAACTGTTTGTGGAAAACAATGCAATCCAGCAGGTAACACCTACTATCAACCATGAGCAATTCAAGGAACTTATCGCTTATTTGGAAAAAAAGAACAATCCGGCGGTACTCCCCATTCAGATTGCCAATTATACAGGCTTGAGGATTGGAGAGGCATGCGGGCTTGATTGGCAGGACATCAACTTAGAAGAACAATATCTGACGGTTCGCAGAAGTATGCGCTATAATCAGATGCGACACAAAGTAGAGGTAGGTCCTACAAAACGAAAGAAAGTCCGAGAGGTTGATTTCGGAAATGTGCTGACTGATATTTTGAAAAAGGCGAAAAAAGAGCAATTACAAAACAGGATGAAATATGGAGAACTTTATTCCCTAAATTATTATGTAGAGGTTAAGGAAAAGAACCGCAGCTACTTTGAGGTTTATACTTTAGGGATGAACGAAAATGTTCCGGAAGATTACAAGCCTTTATCTTTAGTTTGTTTAAGACCGGACGGAGCCTATGAGTCTCCAAGCACCGTCAGCCTTGTTTGCAGAAGTGCTCAGAAGAAAATACCGGGATTGGAAGATTTTCACTTCCATACATTAAGACATACCTTTACAAGCAATTTACTCTCTTATGGAGCAGCGCCGAAAGAAGTTCAGGAGCTTCTTGGACACGCCGATGTCACTACCACGATGAATATCTATGCCCACGCTTCAAGAGAAGCAAAGCGCTCCTCTGCAAAACTGCTGGACAATGCAATGGGAATCGATTAA
- a CDS encoding InlB B-repeat-containing protein, producing MIYGWYKDSDRKYSFFNTKHDRTFGKRLVGWHWIDGYRYYFGNDGVLYQNTTTPDGSQVDKDGRYMKNSIIQHVGGKGLSLKPHMSEQAKKNSLQNQTQQAKSDNKAKKERESNHDSKQDKTYTVTFDLNDGIPSKKEMQSVKEGNYVEYLEPPYRDGYYFLAWYQEKEVQDFDNGFSFDGTPIHKDITLYALWLDTTHDSDSDGLLDGHEMILKTDPHKTDTDGDGLTDSEEHNFTTTDPLKTHTYLDDTADAELDIDGDGLTNLEEVRFGSNPIFGDYDEDYFNDKQEKEHGTNPNNKDTDNDGLKDGQEIIQRTDKKGRVFFKLHSYPNKRDSDGDGIEDKQDEKPLIPQRYTIDYLGSSKHLKSVEERLNQKIKKNSSSLSNGEKVSTIGRWGTEILMNDYDTFLKERKVDTKGKFREDYWKKDWDKYRDEYCSKFNSYVKRSGSVTEKVHYFRNNLNRIPTTLQQLNSQSSNWVLLKVGSFGYHMCSTSFSETGSYNLKFISKNGRNEGVYINHYGSNNKNKNKGKACTEKTDPKNMGTYNFSGMYYAKGKASKEAKDHFQLDMLPYYNYGNVSRNDLPGDEETNDKNKGRYKKIMMH from the coding sequence TTGATATATGGATGGTACAAGGATAGCGATAGAAAGTATTCTTTTTTTAACACAAAACACGATAGGACATTTGGAAAAAGATTGGTAGGTTGGCATTGGATAGATGGATACAGATATTACTTTGGAAATGATGGAGTATTGTATCAAAATACAACAACACCTGATGGTAGCCAAGTGGACAAAGATGGTAGATACATGAAAAATTCCATCATACAGCATGTGGGAGGGAAAGGGCTATCTTTAAAACCTCATATGTCGGAACAGGCGAAAAAGAATTCCTTACAGAATCAAACACAACAGGCAAAAAGTGATAACAAAGCAAAAAAAGAAAGAGAAAGCAATCATGATTCCAAACAAGACAAAACATATACTGTAACTTTTGATTTAAATGATGGAATACCAAGCAAAAAAGAAATGCAATCGGTAAAAGAAGGAAACTATGTAGAATATTTGGAACCCCCGTACAGAGACGGGTACTATTTTTTGGCGTGGTACCAAGAAAAAGAAGTACAAGATTTTGACAACGGATTTTCTTTTGATGGTACACCAATCCACAAAGATATTACATTATATGCATTATGGTTGGATACCACACATGACAGTGATAGCGACGGACTGTTGGATGGACATGAAATGATTCTTAAAACAGATCCTCACAAAACAGATACAGATGGAGATGGATTAACAGATTCAGAAGAACACAATTTTACAACGACCGATCCGTTAAAAACACACACCTATTTGGATGATACAGCAGATGCGGAGCTGGATATTGATGGCGACGGACTTACCAATTTAGAAGAAGTACGTTTTGGTTCCAATCCGATTTTTGGGGACTATGACGAAGATTACTTCAATGATAAACAAGAAAAAGAACATGGGACCAACCCGAACAACAAAGATACAGATAATGACGGATTGAAAGACGGACAAGAAATCATCCAAAGAACAGATAAAAAAGGAAGAGTATTCTTCAAATTGCACTCTTATCCGAACAAAAGAGACAGCGATGGCGACGGAATTGAAGATAAACAGGATGAAAAGCCACTTATTCCACAACGCTATACCATAGATTATCTCGGCAGCTCGAAACATCTTAAAAGCGTGGAAGAGAGATTGAATCAAAAGATAAAAAAGAACTCATCATCATTAAGTAATGGAGAGAAAGTTAGTACAATCGGAAGATGGGGAACAGAAATTTTAATGAATGATTATGATACTTTCTTAAAAGAGAGAAAAGTGGATACAAAGGGTAAGTTTCGAGAAGACTATTGGAAAAAAGATTGGGATAAATACCGGGATGAATATTGTAGTAAATTCAATAGCTATGTAAAACGTTCAGGAAGTGTAACAGAAAAAGTTCATTATTTTAGAAATAATTTGAACAGAATTCCGACAACACTGCAACAGTTAAATTCCCAAAGCAGTAATTGGGTGTTGCTGAAGGTAGGAAGTTTCGGATATCATATGTGTTCTACATCCTTTTCCGAAACAGGTTCATACAATCTGAAGTTTATCTCCAAAAACGGCAGAAACGAAGGAGTGTATATCAACCATTACGGAAGTAATAACAAAAACAAAAATAAGGGAAAAGCTTGTACCGAAAAAACAGATCCGAAGAATATGGGAACCTATAACTTTAGCGGAATGTATTATGCAAAAGGAAAAGCATCCAAAGAAGCAAAAGATCATTTTCAATTAGATATGTTGCCTTATTACAACTATGGAAATGTATCAAGAAATGATTTGCCTGGAGATGAGGAAACGAACGACAAGAATAAAGGAAGATATAAAAAAATTATGATGCACTGA
- the alaS gene encoding alanine--tRNA ligase, which yields MKLKFKSVNEIRKSYLDFFASKDHYVSPSFPLVPINDNSLLLINAGMAPLKNYFMGIEKPPKNRMSTCQKCIRTGDIENVGITARHATFFEMLGNFSFGNYFKNEAIAWAWEFVTTVLEISPELLWVTVYEEDDEAYNIWRDKIGVSEDRIVRLGKEDNFWEIGTGTGPCGPCSEIYIDRGAEFGCDDEHCKPGCDCDRFLEFWNLVFTQFNKEEDKTLTPLPHPNIDTGMGLERVACMLQGVDSIFDIDTMQDIIRKIEELLHVKYREDSKKDISIRIITDHIRAVTFLIGDGVIPSNEGRGYVLRRLLRRAARHGKLLGMDRPFLHELMSKVIEINADAYPELKEKQEYIYKVIKVEEDKFEETIYQGLEILREEMNRMKDTNETMMSPEKAFRLYDTFGFPFDLTKEILTEEGFSVEEEGFYEEMEKQRNRARSARKDSDNEGWKKENISLDLEPTVFEGYTSFTEEASIISIVQEDALIQTAKKGDKAIFILNRTPFYAESGGQVGDIGILESQRGKVSVIQTKKGNNDVIMHIGEVIEGEISVGDSMIAEINESRRNETMRNHSATHLLHKALRTVLGNHVTQAGSFVTPERVRFDFTHFEAMTKEELQKVELAVNGAIYSYLEVTCQEMAIEKAKEKGAMALFGEKYGQTVRVVSMGDYSVELCGGTHVSNTSEIGMFKIVSESGVASGVRRIEAVTGMKVYEVLKKQEGLLEDLSEKMKTKQDQLSERVEHQIVELKEAKKEIAQLKNTILQENMDNIMSHCIDVSDLKLLTNEFENVDSDDLRNIAQSLVDKDDTLVVVLASKKDEKINFIAMAGKNAVEKGAHCGNLLREVAKIAKGGGGGKANMAQAGGKDVSKIKDALNVAKDVLIAQLL from the coding sequence ATGAAGTTAAAATTTAAGTCTGTCAATGAGATTAGAAAAAGTTATTTGGATTTTTTTGCAAGTAAAGATCACTATGTGAGTCCAAGTTTTCCTTTGGTTCCAATTAACGATAACAGTTTGTTACTTATCAATGCCGGCATGGCTCCGCTGAAGAATTATTTTATGGGAATTGAAAAACCGCCAAAGAACAGAATGTCTACCTGTCAAAAATGTATTCGCACGGGAGATATTGAAAATGTAGGAATTACAGCTCGCCACGCGACTTTTTTTGAAATGTTAGGAAATTTTTCTTTTGGCAATTACTTTAAAAATGAAGCGATTGCGTGGGCGTGGGAATTTGTTACCACTGTTTTGGAAATCAGTCCGGAGTTGTTATGGGTAACTGTATACGAGGAAGATGACGAAGCATACAATATTTGGAGAGATAAAATCGGTGTTTCGGAAGATAGGATTGTAAGATTAGGAAAAGAGGATAATTTTTGGGAAATAGGAACAGGAACAGGTCCGTGTGGTCCTTGTTCGGAAATTTACATCGATAGAGGAGCAGAATTCGGTTGTGATGATGAGCACTGCAAACCTGGATGCGACTGCGACCGTTTCTTGGAATTTTGGAACTTGGTATTTACTCAATTTAATAAGGAAGAAGATAAGACTTTGACTCCATTGCCTCATCCGAATATTGATACAGGAATGGGATTGGAGCGTGTAGCTTGTATGTTGCAAGGTGTGGATAGTATCTTTGATATTGATACCATGCAGGATATTATTCGAAAGATTGAAGAGTTATTACATGTGAAATATCGTGAAGATAGTAAAAAGGATATCAGTATTCGTATTATTACAGACCATATTCGTGCAGTAACTTTCTTGATTGGAGACGGTGTTATTCCATCTAATGAAGGAAGAGGATACGTTCTTCGCAGACTTCTTCGTAGAGCTGCAAGACATGGAAAATTATTGGGGATGGATAGACCGTTTTTGCATGAATTAATGTCAAAAGTGATTGAAATTAATGCAGATGCATATCCGGAATTAAAGGAAAAACAAGAATATATTTACAAGGTGATTAAGGTAGAGGAAGACAAGTTTGAAGAGACGATTTATCAAGGGTTAGAAATTTTGAGAGAAGAGATGAATCGTATGAAAGATACTAATGAAACGATGATGAGCCCTGAAAAGGCATTTCGTCTTTATGATACATTTGGATTTCCATTTGATTTGACAAAAGAGATTTTGACAGAGGAAGGTTTTTCTGTAGAGGAAGAAGGCTTCTATGAAGAAATGGAAAAACAACGTAATCGAGCAAGAAGTGCCAGAAAAGACAGTGATAACGAAGGATGGAAGAAAGAGAACATCTCATTGGATTTAGAGCCTACTGTTTTTGAGGGATATACAAGTTTTACAGAAGAAGCAAGTATTATCAGTATTGTTCAAGAGGATGCGTTGATTCAAACAGCGAAAAAGGGAGATAAAGCTATCTTTATTTTGAACAGAACACCGTTTTATGCAGAAAGTGGCGGTCAAGTGGGGGATATCGGAATTTTAGAGAGTCAAAGAGGAAAAGTTTCTGTTATCCAGACAAAAAAAGGTAATAATGATGTTATTATGCATATCGGAGAAGTGATTGAAGGAGAAATTTCTGTTGGAGACAGTATGATTGCTGAAATTAATGAATCTCGTAGAAACGAAACAATGAGAAACCATTCAGCAACTCACCTTTTGCACAAAGCCCTTCGTACAGTATTGGGTAATCATGTCACTCAGGCCGGTTCTTTTGTAACACCTGAGCGTGTGAGATTTGATTTTACTCACTTTGAAGCAATGACAAAAGAAGAACTTCAAAAAGTAGAGCTGGCAGTTAACGGAGCAATCTATTCTTATTTGGAAGTTACTTGTCAAGAAATGGCAATTGAGAAAGCGAAAGAAAAGGGAGCAATGGCGCTTTTTGGAGAAAAATACGGTCAAACAGTTCGTGTAGTATCTATGGGCGATTATTCTGTTGAGCTTTGTGGCGGAACACATGTGAGCAACACCTCTGAAATCGGAATGTTTAAGATTGTTTCAGAATCAGGAGTTGCGTCCGGAGTGAGAAGAATCGAAGCTGTTACAGGAATGAAAGTATATGAAGTTTTGAAAAAGCAAGAAGGTCTTTTGGAAGATTTATCTGAAAAAATGAAGACAAAACAGGATCAATTATCTGAAAGAGTGGAACATCAGATTGTGGAATTAAAGGAAGCGAAAAAAGAAATTGCTCAACTTAAAAATACCATTTTGCAAGAAAATATGGATAATATTATGTCTCACTGCATAGATGTTAGTGATTTAAAATTATTAACAAATGAGTTTGAAAATGTTGATTCAGACGATTTGAGAAATATAGCTCAAAGTTTGGTAGATAAGGACGATACTCTTGTGGTGGTGCTTGCTTCTAAGAAGGATGAAAAAATTAATTTTATTGCAATGGCAGGAAAAAATGCGGTAGAAAAAGGAGCACATTGCGGAAATCTTTTAAGGGAAGTGGCAAAAATCGCAAAAGGTGGCGGTGGCGGAAAAGCCAATATGGCACAAGCAGGCGGCAAAGATGTAAGTAAAATCAAAGATGCACTGAATGTGGCAAAGGATGTGTTAATCGCTCAATTATTGTAA
- the mnmA gene encoding tRNA 2-thiouridine(34) synthase MnmA, producing MAKKVILGMSGGVDSSVSALLLKQQGYEVVGLFMKNWDEKDEGGVCTATQDYEDVMRVAGQLEIPFYTVNFEKEYWDRVFSYFLNEYEHGRTPNPDVMCNQEIKFNAFLDYALKLEADYIAMGHYAGVLKKNGRYYLRRGKDANKDQSYFLSRITEEALSKTIFPIADLEKSEVRELAEKYRLYTATKKDSTGVCFIGERNFDKFLDQFLKTNPGLILTVDGKKIGEHTGLIHYTIGQRKGIGIGGVGSGEPWFVAGKDLKKNILYVAQGEQHPSLYTTELLGEDVVWITEKPQFPFRGTAKFRYRQKDIPVTVYEHQDEGVRVVYDEPVRSITPGQFAVFYDGEICLGSAIITKGKPLNMKYEYLHDVVK from the coding sequence GTGGCAAAAAAAGTCATTTTAGGTATGAGCGGAGGAGTGGACTCTTCCGTTTCCGCCCTGCTCTTGAAACAACAAGGGTATGAAGTGGTAGGACTTTTTATGAAAAATTGGGATGAAAAGGATGAAGGCGGAGTTTGTACAGCAACACAGGATTATGAAGATGTGATGAGAGTGGCAGGGCAACTTGAGATTCCTTTTTATACAGTTAATTTTGAAAAGGAGTATTGGGATAGAGTATTTTCTTATTTTTTGAATGAATATGAACACGGAAGAACTCCTAATCCGGATGTAATGTGCAATCAGGAAATTAAATTCAATGCGTTTTTGGATTATGCGCTGAAATTAGAAGCAGACTATATTGCAATGGGGCATTATGCCGGAGTGCTGAAAAAAAACGGAAGATATTATCTAAGAAGAGGAAAAGACGCCAATAAAGATCAAAGTTATTTTTTGTCTCGTATTACGGAAGAGGCTCTTTCTAAAACTATTTTTCCGATTGCTGATTTAGAAAAATCGGAAGTAAGAGAACTTGCAGAAAAATACCGTCTATATACAGCAACAAAAAAAGATTCGACAGGAGTTTGTTTTATCGGAGAAAGAAATTTTGATAAGTTTTTGGATCAGTTTTTGAAAACAAATCCGGGTCTTATATTAACAGTGGATGGAAAAAAGATAGGTGAACATACCGGTTTGATTCATTACACAATTGGTCAGCGTAAAGGAATCGGAATTGGCGGTGTTGGGAGTGGAGAACCTTGGTTTGTAGCAGGAAAAGATTTGAAGAAGAATATTTTGTATGTCGCACAAGGGGAACAACATCCGTCATTGTATACAACAGAGTTGTTGGGAGAAGATGTTGTGTGGATTACAGAAAAACCGCAATTTCCATTTAGAGGAACTGCCAAGTTTCGATATCGACAAAAAGATATTCCGGTAACAGTATATGAACATCAAGACGAGGGAGTAAGAGTAGTGTATGATGAGCCTGTTCGTTCTATTACTCCCGGACAATTTGCTGTTTTCTATGATGGAGAAATTTGTTTAGGGAGCGCTATTATTACAAAGGGGAAACCATTGAATATGAAATATGAATATTTACATGATGTTGTAAAGTAA